One genomic window of Arachis hypogaea cultivar Tifrunner chromosome 8, arahy.Tifrunner.gnm2.J5K5, whole genome shotgun sequence includes the following:
- the LOC112705118 gene encoding uncharacterized protein, producing the protein MVKPHRRDWSSKLGDALWAYQMAYKTPIGMSLFRLVYRKACHLLEEIQHKAYWAIKECNSALGGVGIDRKLQLEELECIRLEAYKNSRIYKEKVKAVHDRNIKRRKFRVGDQVLLCSTNPYTFVLMYQQVLVRQIERLLDL; encoded by the exons ATGGTGAAACCCCATAGGAGGGATTGGAGCTCTAAGCttggagatgcactatgggcctacCAGATGGCTTATAAGACACCAATCGGCATGAGTCTGTTCCGGTTGGTCTACagaaaggcatgccaccttctggAAGAAATTCAGCATAAGGCATATTGGGCCATCAAGGAATGTAATTCAGCGTTAGGTGGAGTCGGAATTGATAGAAAATTGCAATTGGAGGAATTAGAGTGCATAAGATTAGAGGCATATAAGAATTCAAGAATCTACAAGGAAAAGGTGAAGGCGGTGCATGACCGGAATATCAAAAGAAGAAAGTTTAGAGTTGGAGATCAAGTGCTTCTTTGTAGCACAAATCCCTACACTTTCGTACTGAtgtaccagcaa gtcttagtcaggcagatcgaAAGGTTATTAGATTTGTGA